In Amycolatopsis sulphurea, one genomic interval encodes:
- a CDS encoding ABC transporter permease, with the protein MSALSRLTATETKLFFREPVIVFFALAFPPLLLVVLGLVPSMREPQASLGGGTILGLYVPIVIALGLAMFALNGLSQLFATYREKGVLRRMRTTPVKPGAMLGAQVLMSLVLSAGTMVVVLLIGRFAFDVPLPGQAVAYVLGYLLVALALFAIGLLIASIAPSGKAAGAIGTLVFFPLMFFAGLWLPRDSMNPVLRTISDFTPLGAGVQSLQDATAGHWPQLLHLAVLLGWAIVAGGLAARYFRWE; encoded by the coding sequence ATGTCCGCGTTGTCCCGGCTCACCGCCACCGAAACCAAACTGTTCTTCCGCGAGCCGGTGATCGTGTTCTTCGCGCTCGCGTTCCCGCCGCTGCTGCTGGTGGTGCTCGGCCTCGTGCCGTCCATGCGGGAGCCACAGGCCTCGCTGGGCGGCGGCACCATCCTCGGCCTGTACGTGCCGATCGTGATCGCGTTGGGGCTGGCCATGTTCGCGTTGAACGGGTTGTCCCAGCTGTTCGCCACATACCGGGAAAAGGGTGTGCTGCGCCGGATGCGCACCACGCCGGTGAAACCCGGGGCGATGCTCGGGGCGCAAGTGCTGATGTCCCTTGTGCTTTCGGCCGGCACGATGGTAGTGGTCCTGCTGATCGGCCGCTTCGCCTTCGACGTCCCGCTGCCCGGCCAGGCCGTCGCCTACGTGCTCGGCTATCTGCTCGTGGCGCTCGCGCTGTTCGCGATCGGGCTGTTGATCGCGTCGATCGCGCCGAGTGGCAAGGCCGCGGGTGCGATCGGCACGCTGGTGTTCTTTCCGCTGATGTTCTTCGCCGGGTTGTGGCTGCCGCGCGACAGCATGAACCCGGTGCTGCGCACGATCAGCGATTTCACCCCGCTCGGTGCGGGCGTGCAGTCATTGCAGGACGCCACCGCCGGGCACTGGCCGCAGCTGCTGCACCTGGCCGTCCTGCTGGGGTGGGCGATCGTGGCCGGCGGGCTGGCCGCGCGGTATTTCCGTTGGGAGTGA
- a CDS encoding ABC transporter ATP-binding protein translates to MAIIEVDGLVKRYGEHTAVNGVSFAVEPGEIFGILGPNGAGKTTTVECVEGLRTPDGGSIRVCGLDPHREEGELRELVGVQLQESELQEKLRVGEALELYSSFYRDPADWRELAGLLGLGDKLGTQFRRLSGGQKQRLSIALALLGSPKVAVLDELTTGLDPQARRDVWDLIEGIRARGVTILLVTHFMEEAERLCDRLAVIDSGRVVALDTPAGLVAKVDDRQRIRFRPSAPLDDALLTALPEVESVQRAGGRVVVTGTGNLLLAVTTTLARNQLTAADLRVEQTTLDDAFVALTGRPVDV, encoded by the coding sequence ATGGCGATCATCGAGGTGGACGGCCTCGTCAAGCGCTACGGCGAGCACACCGCGGTCAACGGGGTGAGCTTCGCCGTCGAGCCGGGCGAGATCTTCGGGATTCTGGGCCCCAACGGGGCAGGCAAGACCACGACCGTGGAATGCGTGGAGGGGTTGCGCACCCCGGACGGCGGCAGCATCCGGGTGTGCGGGCTCGACCCGCACCGCGAGGAGGGTGAGCTGCGCGAGCTGGTCGGCGTGCAGTTGCAGGAAAGCGAGCTGCAGGAGAAGCTGCGGGTCGGCGAAGCGCTGGAGCTCTACAGCTCGTTCTACCGCGACCCGGCCGACTGGCGTGAGCTGGCGGGCCTGCTGGGCCTCGGCGACAAGCTCGGCACGCAGTTCCGGCGGCTGTCCGGCGGGCAGAAACAGCGGTTGTCGATCGCGCTGGCCCTGCTCGGCAGCCCGAAGGTGGCCGTGCTCGACGAGCTGACCACCGGGCTCGATCCGCAGGCGCGCCGGGACGTGTGGGACCTGATCGAGGGCATCCGCGCCCGGGGCGTGACGATCCTGCTGGTCACGCACTTCATGGAGGAGGCGGAACGGCTCTGCGACCGGCTCGCGGTGATCGACTCCGGCCGCGTCGTCGCGCTGGACACGCCGGCCGGGCTGGTCGCGAAGGTGGACGACCGGCAGCGGATCCGATTCCGGCCGTCCGCACCGCTGGACGACGCGCTGCTGACCGCGCTGCCCGAGGTCGAGTCGGTGCAGCGCGCCGGCGGCCGGGTCGTGGTCACCGGCACCGGGAACCTGCTGCTCGCGGTGACCACCACGCTCGCCCGCAACCAGCTCACCGCCGCCGACCTGAGGGTCGAGCAGACCACGCTGGACGACGCGTTCGTCGCGCTCACCGGCCGCCCCGTCGACGTCTGA
- a CDS encoding fatty acyl-CoA synthetase: MPSQYRAETTEAIEHARQHAVGDMVRRAALRHPDRIAVVAGEWRVTYREFDASVNRCAHALAARGLVKGDRLALLSHNNREFAVLVFAAAKLGLVLVPVNFMLGAEEIAYILGHADVSGLIAEDALLDTAAAALERAGKTGVLRARIGGSGDGWASVTDWIDGPGDESAPNVLVADDDPLRLMYTSGTESRPKGVLLSSRSLLSQYVSCALDGGMSGDDIEVHSLPLYHCAQLDCFFSVDVYLGATSVILPGPDPAALLAAVARERATKLFAPPTVWISLLRHPAFDETDLSSLRKGYYGASPMPVEVLRELARRLPDVQLWNFYGQTEMAPLATILQPHEQLAKAGSAGRAALNVETRIVDDEGRALPPGEVGEIVHRSPHATLGYYEDEEKTAAAFEGGWFHSGDLGVLDAEGYLSVVDRKKDMIKTGGENVASREVEEALYLLDGVAEVAVFGVSHPHWIEAVTAAVVPREGVTLTEEAVLAHTREHLAGFKCPKYVVFVAALPKNPSGKIVKRTLRETHAGLAGQ; this comes from the coding sequence ATGCCCAGCCAGTACCGCGCCGAGACGACCGAAGCCATCGAGCACGCCCGGCAGCACGCGGTCGGCGACATGGTGCGCCGCGCTGCGCTGCGTCATCCGGACCGGATCGCCGTCGTGGCGGGGGAGTGGCGGGTCACCTACCGGGAGTTCGACGCGTCGGTCAACCGGTGTGCGCATGCGCTGGCTGCGCGCGGCCTCGTCAAGGGTGACCGGCTCGCCTTGTTGAGCCACAACAACCGGGAGTTCGCGGTACTGGTGTTCGCCGCCGCGAAGCTCGGGCTGGTGCTGGTGCCGGTCAACTTCATGCTCGGCGCCGAGGAGATCGCCTACATCCTCGGTCACGCCGACGTCTCCGGGCTGATCGCGGAGGATGCGCTGCTGGACACCGCTGCGGCCGCGCTGGAGCGGGCGGGCAAGACCGGCGTGCTGCGCGCCCGGATCGGCGGTTCCGGCGACGGCTGGGCGAGCGTCACGGACTGGATCGACGGGCCGGGCGACGAATCGGCGCCGAACGTCCTCGTGGCCGACGACGATCCGCTGCGCCTGATGTACACCTCCGGGACCGAATCGCGGCCGAAAGGGGTGCTGCTGTCCAGCCGTTCACTGCTCAGCCAGTACGTTTCGTGCGCGCTCGACGGCGGCATGTCCGGCGACGACATCGAGGTGCACTCCCTGCCGCTCTACCACTGCGCGCAGCTGGACTGCTTCTTCTCGGTCGACGTCTACCTCGGCGCGACGAGCGTGATCCTGCCCGGCCCGGATCCGGCGGCGCTGCTCGCGGCCGTGGCGCGGGAACGGGCGACGAAGCTGTTCGCCCCGCCGACGGTGTGGATTTCCCTGCTGCGCCACCCGGCTTTCGATGAAACCGATCTGTCGAGCCTGAGGAAGGGCTACTACGGGGCGTCGCCGATGCCGGTTGAGGTACTGCGGGAGCTGGCGCGCAGGCTGCCGGACGTGCAGCTGTGGAACTTCTACGGACAGACCGAGATGGCGCCGCTGGCCACCATCCTGCAGCCGCACGAGCAACTGGCGAAGGCGGGTTCGGCCGGCCGCGCGGCGCTGAATGTGGAGACGCGGATCGTCGACGACGAGGGCCGCGCCCTGCCGCCCGGCGAAGTCGGCGAAATCGTGCACCGCAGCCCGCACGCCACGCTCGGCTACTACGAGGACGAGGAGAAGACGGCCGCCGCGTTCGAGGGCGGCTGGTTCCACTCGGGCGACCTCGGCGTGCTGGACGCCGAGGGCTATCTGTCGGTGGTGGACCGGAAGAAGGACATGATCAAGACCGGCGGCGAGAATGTCGCCAGCCGCGAGGTGGAGGAAGCGCTCTACCTGCTTGACGGGGTGGCCGAGGTAGCGGTATTCGGGGTGTCGCATCCGCACTGGATCGAGGCGGTGACCGCTGCGGTGGTGCCGCGCGAAGGCGTGACGCTGACCGAGGAGGCGGTGCTCGCGCACACCCGGGAGCACCTGGCCGGGTTCAAGTGCCCGAAGTACGTGGTGTTCGTGGCCGCGTTGCCGAAGAACCCCAGCGGCAAGATCGTGAAGCGCACACTGCGGGAGACGCACGCGGGGCTCGCAGGGCAGTGA
- a CDS encoding YrdB family protein — protein sequence MTTTPPALRGFGGFVLVIRFCTELALLAGLAVAGARLGGGVLLDVLAGVLWPALAAVIWMFVVAPKAKRRAPEPTRFFLEVALFGVAALGLIASGLLVAGIVLGAAGILVAAAVRVWAKDG from the coding sequence GTGACCACGACTCCTCCCGCGCTGCGCGGCTTCGGCGGCTTCGTGCTGGTCATCCGGTTCTGCACCGAGCTGGCGCTGCTGGCCGGGCTCGCGGTGGCGGGTGCCCGGCTCGGCGGGGGCGTGCTGCTCGATGTGCTGGCGGGGGTCCTGTGGCCGGCGCTGGCCGCAGTGATCTGGATGTTCGTGGTGGCGCCCAAGGCGAAACGCCGGGCGCCGGAGCCGACGCGGTTCTTCCTTGAGGTGGCGTTGTTCGGCGTTGCCGCGCTCGGACTGATCGCCTCGGGGTTGCTGGTGGCCGGGATCGTGCTCGGCGCGGCCGGGATCCTGGTGGCGGCCGCGGTCCGGGTGTGGGCGAAGGACGGCTGA
- a CDS encoding sugar ABC transporter substrate-binding protein: protein MKRWLKLAAGAAAITLATAGCAGSGGSPDAAAPGGGQGGTLTVWLMTGSAPESLTQELNREFEAAHPGVKVDYQVQQWNGIQQKLTTALAGDTPPDVIEVGSTQTPAFEAQGVLQDLTGDVANLNGAQWLAGLKASGEYEGKTYGVPFYAASREVIYRKDMFEQAGITKPPASNQEWLDAIARLKAKFGSDKDFQPLYLPGQNWYALLSLIWDNGGEVAKSGGKGFKSTLDSPGSKAGLEFYKQLVDASGTTAPKDNDEANPQQAGIYGGGKVAMFIGTPSELPTAAKTDPGITAKTGAFPIPSRTGGAGAPVFLGGSNLVVPVNSKHIDLAKDYLKLLTGAKYMTQMAAAGTVPGTSTDVAALAKDPLGAVMAQTSKNGRTVPASPKWGEVESGQNPIKDMLTAYLTGKKSLDQATADANTALDKIIGG, encoded by the coding sequence GTGAAGCGCTGGCTCAAGCTGGCGGCCGGGGCCGCCGCCATCACGCTCGCGACCGCCGGGTGCGCCGGCTCCGGCGGGAGTCCGGACGCCGCGGCACCGGGCGGTGGACAGGGTGGCACGCTGACGGTCTGGCTGATGACCGGCTCCGCGCCGGAGAGTCTCACCCAGGAGCTGAACCGGGAGTTCGAAGCAGCCCATCCGGGCGTCAAGGTCGACTACCAAGTCCAGCAGTGGAACGGGATCCAGCAGAAGCTGACCACCGCGCTGGCCGGCGACACCCCGCCGGACGTGATCGAGGTCGGCAGCACGCAGACGCCGGCGTTCGAGGCGCAGGGCGTGCTGCAGGACCTCACCGGCGACGTGGCGAACCTCAACGGTGCCCAGTGGCTGGCTGGGCTCAAGGCTTCCGGCGAGTACGAGGGCAAGACCTACGGCGTGCCTTTCTACGCCGCGAGCCGGGAGGTCATCTACCGCAAGGATATGTTCGAGCAGGCGGGCATCACCAAGCCGCCCGCGTCGAACCAGGAATGGCTCGACGCGATCGCCAGGCTGAAGGCGAAGTTCGGCAGTGACAAGGACTTCCAGCCGCTCTACCTGCCGGGCCAGAACTGGTACGCACTGCTGTCGCTTATCTGGGACAACGGCGGTGAGGTCGCCAAGTCCGGCGGCAAGGGCTTCAAGTCCACTCTGGACAGTCCAGGGTCGAAGGCGGGCCTCGAATTCTACAAACAGCTCGTGGACGCCTCGGGCACCACCGCACCGAAGGACAACGACGAGGCCAACCCGCAGCAGGCCGGCATCTACGGCGGCGGCAAGGTCGCGATGTTCATCGGCACGCCGAGCGAGCTGCCGACCGCGGCGAAGACCGATCCGGGCATCACCGCGAAGACCGGCGCGTTCCCGATCCCCTCGCGCACCGGCGGGGCCGGCGCCCCGGTGTTCCTCGGCGGCTCGAACCTGGTCGTGCCGGTCAACAGCAAGCACATCGACCTGGCCAAGGACTACCTGAAGCTGCTGACCGGCGCCAAGTACATGACGCAGATGGCCGCGGCGGGCACCGTGCCGGGCACCTCCACCGACGTCGCCGCGCTGGCCAAGGACCCGCTCGGCGCGGTGATGGCGCAGACCTCGAAGAACGGCCGCACGGTGCCGGCCAGCCCGAAGTGGGGTGAAGTCGAATCCGGGCAGAACCCGATCAAGGACATGCTCACCGCGTACCTGACCGGAAAGAAGAGCCTGGACCAGGCGACCGCGGACGCGAACACCGCGCTCGACAAGATCATCGGCGGATGA
- a CDS encoding carbohydrate ABC transporter permease, which produces MTATKDALLPAGPPPPAAARVGLVKRVWSRGQLTPYLLLLPALAAVLVLLGWPTVQMLGISLRKLDLRELVTGKAIWVGLQNYTDALTDPEFWTVTVRTVVFTAALVATTLLIALLIAVLMRHLNPVVRIVVQISLVLAWAVPVISTTTVFQWIFDQQYGILNKTLDKLGFHSFIGYSWFASGTSTLVVIGLLVLWQAVPFVAFTLYAGLLGVPREQYEAAGIDGAGPWQTFRAVTWPVIRPILTMVTFLSLLWDFTMFAQVWAIRQGGPDGASTTLAILQYLKGIAGSHFGSAAAIATIMLVLLLAVTARYVQLLVRSKDGELA; this is translated from the coding sequence ATGACCGCGACGAAGGACGCACTGCTGCCGGCGGGGCCGCCCCCGCCGGCAGCGGCTCGCGTCGGTCTCGTGAAACGAGTGTGGAGCCGCGGCCAGCTGACCCCGTATCTGCTGCTCCTGCCCGCCCTCGCCGCGGTGCTGGTGCTGCTCGGCTGGCCCACCGTGCAGATGCTCGGCATCAGCCTGCGCAAGCTCGACCTGCGCGAACTGGTGACCGGCAAGGCGATCTGGGTGGGCCTGCAGAACTACACCGACGCCCTCACCGATCCGGAGTTCTGGACGGTCACCGTCCGCACCGTCGTCTTCACGGCCGCGCTGGTGGCCACGACGCTGCTGATCGCCCTGCTGATCGCGGTGCTCATGCGCCATCTGAACCCGGTGGTGCGGATCGTCGTGCAGATCTCGCTGGTGCTGGCCTGGGCGGTGCCGGTGATCTCCACGACGACGGTGTTCCAATGGATTTTCGACCAGCAGTACGGAATCCTCAACAAGACGCTCGACAAGCTGGGGTTCCACTCGTTCATCGGCTACTCCTGGTTCGCCAGCGGCACCAGCACCCTGGTCGTGATCGGCCTGCTGGTGCTCTGGCAGGCGGTGCCGTTCGTCGCGTTCACGCTCTACGCCGGGCTGCTCGGGGTGCCGCGCGAGCAGTACGAGGCGGCCGGGATCGACGGCGCCGGGCCGTGGCAGACCTTCCGCGCGGTGACCTGGCCGGTGATCCGGCCGATCCTGACCATGGTCACGTTCCTGTCCCTGCTGTGGGACTTCACTATGTTCGCGCAGGTCTGGGCGATCCGCCAAGGCGGTCCGGACGGCGCCAGCACCACGCTGGCCATCCTGCAGTATCTCAAGGGCATCGCGGGCAGCCACTTCGGTTCGGCCGCGGCGATCGCCACCATCATGCTGGTGCTGCTGCTGGCGGTCACCGCCCGGTACGTGCAACTGCTGGTGCGGAGCAAGGACGGTGAACTCGCGTGA
- a CDS encoding carbohydrate ABC transporter permease — MRKSLAQRITLSVLGVLVALVFLFPTYWMFTTALKTPGEILSPKFDLLPSSATLSNFASALTKPGFLTYLGNSLIVTLGAVLAALVVGVLAAIPLARFRFRGRKGFLLLVLVAQLAPLSALFIPMYLLMRDIGLLNTLPSLLLVYFATSLPFTVWMLYGFVNGIPYDLEEAAMIDGCSRTGAFRRVTLPLLGPGLVTTSVFSFITAWNEFLFALVFMRDQAKQTLPVWLSSFRTAFSVDWGGVMAASVVYAIPAVVFFLIVQRKLVSGMTAGAVKG, encoded by the coding sequence GTGAGAAAGTCCTTGGCCCAGCGGATCACGCTGTCCGTGCTCGGCGTGCTCGTCGCACTGGTGTTCCTGTTCCCGACGTACTGGATGTTCACCACCGCGCTGAAGACGCCGGGCGAGATCCTGTCGCCGAAATTCGATCTGCTCCCCTCGTCGGCGACGTTGTCGAACTTCGCTTCGGCGCTGACGAAGCCCGGCTTCCTGACCTATCTCGGCAACAGCCTGATCGTCACGCTCGGCGCGGTGCTCGCGGCGCTGGTGGTCGGGGTGCTGGCGGCGATTCCGCTGGCCCGGTTCCGCTTCCGCGGGCGCAAGGGGTTCCTGCTGCTGGTCCTGGTCGCGCAGCTCGCCCCGCTGTCCGCGCTGTTCATCCCGATGTACCTGCTGATGCGCGACATCGGGCTGCTGAACACGCTGCCCTCGCTACTGCTGGTGTACTTCGCGACTTCACTGCCGTTCACCGTGTGGATGCTCTACGGGTTCGTCAACGGGATCCCCTACGATCTCGAAGAGGCCGCGATGATCGACGGGTGCAGCCGGACCGGCGCGTTCCGCCGGGTCACCCTGCCGCTGCTCGGTCCCGGGCTCGTCACCACCTCGGTGTTCAGCTTCATCACCGCGTGGAACGAGTTCCTGTTCGCGCTGGTGTTCATGCGGGACCAGGCGAAGCAGACGCTGCCGGTGTGGCTGTCCTCGTTCCGCACCGCGTTCTCCGTGGACTGGGGCGGAGTGATGGCCGCGTCGGTGGTCTACGCGATCCCCGCGGTGGTGTTCTTCCTGATCGTGCAACGAAAACTCGTGTCCGGCATGACCGCCGGCGCGGTGAAGGGATAG
- a CDS encoding glycoside hydrolase family 3 protein, with the protein MPNLRSWAEAVLLPGFAGTTAPEWLLRRLADGLGGVILFGRNVVDDEQVAALTSALRAEREDVVVGIDEEGGDVTRLDVATGSFVPGPLALGATGDPELTTSVAAALGERLAACGVTVNLAPCADLTLAAEDPIIGVRAFGTDPATAAPHVAAYVTGLQKYGVAACAKHFPGHGAATEDSHVTLPVLPRTPEELRSIELVPFAAAIQAGVRSVMSGHLVIPDWGEAPATLNRTALTEVLRGELGFTGAVITDALEMGAISGAYGRHDGLGDAAVRALAAGADALCIGGAAFDVATLDRVTATIVTAVAEGTLPEERLADAASRTASLGTSPSAAPLRPVDHTLGMAAARAALRITGTPALAGPPLVLDVRTDPTLAAGPMPWGLGPHLTELVPGTRALTVGPGDAEQVLAEAASWPSVVVVTREAHRHPAVRELLDRLSTVDYIRVETGAPGPASGERPRIDTFSGSFVSLRAAAEYLA; encoded by the coding sequence ATGCCGAACCTCCGCAGCTGGGCCGAAGCCGTGCTGCTGCCCGGTTTCGCCGGTACGACCGCCCCGGAGTGGCTGCTGCGGCGGCTCGCGGACGGCCTCGGCGGGGTGATCCTGTTCGGCCGCAACGTGGTCGACGACGAGCAGGTCGCCGCGCTCACCTCCGCCCTGCGCGCCGAACGCGAGGACGTCGTGGTCGGCATCGACGAGGAAGGCGGCGACGTCACCCGGCTGGACGTCGCCACCGGTTCCTTCGTGCCCGGCCCGCTCGCGCTCGGCGCCACCGGGGACCCGGAACTCACCACGTCCGTCGCGGCGGCGCTCGGCGAACGGCTCGCCGCGTGCGGGGTGACGGTGAACCTGGCCCCGTGCGCCGACCTGACGCTCGCCGCGGAAGACCCGATCATCGGTGTACGGGCGTTCGGCACGGATCCGGCGACCGCCGCCCCGCACGTCGCGGCGTACGTGACAGGGCTGCAAAAGTACGGCGTGGCAGCCTGCGCGAAGCACTTCCCCGGCCACGGCGCGGCGACCGAGGATTCGCACGTCACGCTCCCCGTCCTCCCCCGGACGCCGGAGGAACTGCGCTCCATCGAGCTGGTCCCGTTCGCCGCGGCCATCCAGGCGGGTGTGCGCTCGGTGATGTCGGGCCACCTCGTGATCCCCGACTGGGGCGAGGCCCCGGCGACGCTGAACCGGACCGCGCTCACCGAGGTGCTGCGGGGCGAACTCGGCTTCACCGGTGCGGTAATCACGGATGCCCTGGAGATGGGTGCCATCTCCGGCGCCTACGGCAGGCACGACGGGCTGGGCGACGCCGCGGTACGGGCGCTGGCCGCCGGGGCGGACGCGTTGTGCATCGGTGGCGCCGCGTTCGACGTCGCCACCCTGGACCGGGTCACCGCAACGATCGTGACAGCCGTCGCCGAGGGAACCCTGCCCGAGGAACGCCTCGCCGATGCAGCCTCCCGGACGGCCTCGCTGGGCACCTCCCCGTCCGCCGCCCCGCTACGCCCGGTCGACCACACGCTGGGGATGGCAGCCGCTCGCGCCGCACTGCGGATCACCGGCACACCCGCCCTCGCCGGACCACCGCTGGTCCTCGACGTACGCACCGACCCGACCCTCGCGGCCGGGCCGATGCCGTGGGGCCTGGGACCACACCTGACCGAGCTGGTCCCCGGCACTCGGGCACTCACCGTCGGCCCCGGCGATGCGGAGCAGGTGCTCGCCGAGGCCGCATCGTGGCCGAGCGTCGTGGTGGTCACCCGGGAAGCACACCGGCACCCGGCAGTGCGGGAACTCCTCGACCGGCTGTCCACTGTAGACTACATTCGAGTGGAGACCGGGGCACCCGGCCCGGCCTCCGGGGAGCGGCCGCGGATCGATACGTTCAGCGGGTCGTTCGTGAGCCTGCGCGCGGCTGCGGAGTATCTGGCCTGA
- a CDS encoding DUF4190 domain-containing protein, giving the protein MSTPDDQTPQHPQTPQYPQAPQYPQPAQYPGNPDGSYPAPPPPGYGQPVTPRNGFGVTALVLGILALVLCWTVWGGIVLGVLALIFGILGIKRANRGEATNKGMSISGVVTGSIGLVIGVLLAVLVGSIFAKFGNQLTNLQDCLNQANGERTKIEQCQQQFTDDVRGR; this is encoded by the coding sequence ATGAGCACGCCCGACGATCAGACCCCGCAGCACCCGCAGACACCCCAGTACCCCCAGGCCCCGCAGTACCCGCAACCCGCGCAGTATCCGGGGAACCCGGACGGGTCCTATCCCGCCCCGCCGCCCCCGGGGTACGGGCAGCCGGTGACGCCGCGCAACGGTTTCGGGGTTACGGCGCTGGTGCTGGGCATTCTGGCCCTCGTGCTGTGCTGGACCGTGTGGGGCGGCATCGTGCTCGGCGTCCTCGCGCTGATCTTCGGCATCCTCGGCATCAAACGCGCGAACCGCGGGGAGGCCACGAACAAGGGTATGTCGATCTCCGGTGTGGTCACCGGCTCGATCGGCCTGGTGATCGGCGTGCTGCTGGCCGTGCTGGTCGGGTCGATTTTCGCGAAGTTCGGCAATCAGCTGACCAATCTGCAGGACTGCCTGAACCAGGCGAACGGCGAGCGGACCAAGATCGAGCAGTGCCAGCAGCAGTTCACCGACGACGTGCGCGGTCGCTGA
- a CDS encoding MerR family transcriptional regulator → MVEAGSPERPPVRAADGEQGELFPDASLPDELVGYRGPAACQIAGITYRQLDYWARTKLIAPSIRTAHGSGSQRLYSFKDILVLKVVKRLLDTGVSLQNIRVAVEHLRVRGVRDLAKVTLFSDGTTVYECTSPEEIVDLLQGGQGVFGIAVSGAMQEISGTIHEFPAERADGGVVEAVVPDELTQRRNSRRTG, encoded by the coding sequence GTGGTCGAGGCTGGTAGTCCGGAGAGGCCGCCTGTTCGTGCCGCGGACGGGGAGCAGGGTGAGCTGTTCCCCGACGCCTCGCTGCCCGACGAACTGGTTGGCTACCGCGGACCGGCGGCCTGTCAGATCGCCGGGATCACCTACCGTCAGCTGGACTACTGGGCGCGCACGAAGCTGATCGCGCCGAGCATCCGCACCGCGCACGGGTCTGGTTCCCAGCGGCTGTACTCGTTCAAGGACATCCTGGTCCTCAAGGTGGTCAAGCGGCTGCTGGACACCGGGGTGTCGCTGCAGAACATCCGGGTCGCGGTCGAGCACCTGCGGGTACGCGGGGTGCGGGATCTGGCCAAGGTCACGCTGTTCTCCGACGGCACCACGGTGTACGAGTGCACCTCGCCGGAGGAGATCGTCGACCTGCTGCAGGGCGGCCAGGGCGTGTTCGGTATCGCGGTCAGCGGGGCGATGCAGGAGATCAGCGGCACTATCCACGAGTTCCCCGCCGAACGCGCGGACGGTGGAGTGGTCGAGGCCGTCGTGCCGGACGAGCTGACTCAGCGTCGCAATTCCCGCCGCACGGGCTGA
- a CDS encoding TetR/AcrR family transcriptional regulator: protein MQVIPDSRAELGLSITEATTRAQIIGATIATIAEQGYARTTFTRIKERAGLSSTRLISYHFTNKAGLLQAVLSTVVETRTQYLSEHSTGIDPGDRRGNLRAYLETSVAFLRDYPQCVQVLVELGAHTGDRDGWSMTGVMLTQVRTGFVQRQLEQGKREGVFGDISADVVALSIAQAVDGVAAAYAADPALDLDRYGRELADLFDRATAVR, encoded by the coding sequence ATGCAAGTAATTCCGGACAGCCGGGCCGAACTCGGCCTCAGCATCACCGAGGCCACCACCCGGGCACAGATCATCGGGGCGACGATCGCGACGATCGCCGAGCAGGGCTACGCGCGCACCACCTTCACGCGAATCAAGGAGCGGGCCGGGCTCAGCAGCACGCGACTGATCTCGTATCACTTCACGAACAAAGCCGGTCTCCTGCAAGCAGTGTTGAGCACCGTCGTCGAAACAAGAACGCAATACCTCAGCGAACACAGCACGGGGATCGACCCGGGCGACCGGCGCGGAAACCTGCGCGCATACCTGGAAACCTCCGTAGCGTTCCTCCGCGATTACCCTCAGTGCGTACAGGTTCTCGTCGAACTGGGTGCGCACACCGGGGATCGGGACGGCTGGTCGATGACCGGCGTGATGCTGACGCAGGTGCGCACGGGATTCGTGCAACGGCAACTGGAACAGGGCAAACGGGAAGGGGTCTTCGGCGACATCTCCGCCGATGTGGTCGCGCTGTCGATCGCGCAGGCCGTGGACGGGGTGGCGGCCGCCTACGCCGCCGATCCGGCTCTCGATCTGGATCGGTACGGGCGGGAACTCGCGGATCTGTTCGACCGCGCCACGGCTGTCCGGTAA
- a CDS encoding bifunctional nuclease family protein codes for MSEMRVVGVRVELPANQPILLLRETEGERYLPIWIGSVEATAIALEQQGVRPARPLTHDLLKEVIGALGRELEQVVITDLKEGTFFAELVFDGDVRVSARPSDSVALALRIGVPIHAVDAVLEEAGLIIPDEQEDEVEKFREFLDSVSPEDFRGADT; via the coding sequence ATGAGCGAGATGCGCGTCGTCGGCGTGCGGGTCGAACTGCCCGCCAATCAGCCGATCTTGTTGCTGCGGGAGACCGAGGGCGAGCGGTACCTGCCGATCTGGATCGGCTCGGTCGAAGCCACCGCGATCGCCTTGGAGCAGCAGGGAGTCCGACCCGCCCGGCCACTGACGCACGACCTGCTCAAGGAGGTCATCGGCGCGCTCGGCCGGGAACTGGAACAGGTCGTGATCACCGACCTCAAGGAAGGCACGTTCTTCGCCGAGCTGGTCTTCGACGGGGATGTCCGGGTGTCCGCGCGGCCCAGCGACTCGGTCGCACTGGCGCTGCGGATCGGGGTGCCCATCCACGCCGTGGACGCGGTGCTGGAGGAGGCGGGCCTGATCATCCCGGACGAGCAGGAGGACGAGGTCGAGAAGTTCCGCGAATTCCTCGATTCGGTGTCCCCTGAGGATTTCCGCGGCGCCGACACCTGA